One Legionella hackeliae DNA segment encodes these proteins:
- a CDS encoding YceI family protein gives MKINTFKTLVGLFFTLSSALANAAISEWEIIPNESKLSFTATQNNAPAKGEFKKFSGKILVDPENYKASSIEIIVDMTSLSASYSDLKDTLITSDWFNIKLFPTAEFKSSDFNKTGEKTYEANGTLTIRDKSAPVKLLFTANETSPGMALVEGETTLKRNTFGVGQGEWSSTNEIKDEVKVNFKIVAKKKS, from the coding sequence ATGAAAATAAATACTTTTAAAACATTAGTAGGGTTATTTTTTACTCTGTCCTCAGCCTTAGCCAATGCGGCTATCAGTGAATGGGAAATTATCCCCAATGAGAGTAAGCTAAGTTTTACCGCCACACAAAATAATGCCCCTGCAAAAGGTGAGTTTAAAAAATTTTCTGGCAAAATTTTGGTGGATCCAGAAAACTATAAAGCCAGTAGCATTGAAATCATTGTGGATATGACTTCTCTTTCCGCATCCTATTCTGACTTAAAAGATACACTCATTACCTCTGACTGGTTTAATATCAAACTTTTCCCCACAGCTGAATTTAAATCGTCTGATTTTAATAAGACAGGGGAAAAAACCTATGAAGCCAATGGAACACTCACTATTCGTGATAAATCTGCACCGGTAAAATTGCTGTTCACCGCCAATGAAACATCTCCCGGTATGGCTTTAGTCGAGGGAGAAACCACGTTAAAGCGCAATACCTTTGGTGTTGGTCAGGGTGAATGGTCAAGTACTAATGAGATCAAAGATGAGGTTAAAGTTAATTTTAAGATAGTTGCTAAAAAGAAATCCTAA
- a CDS encoding BufA1 family periplasmic bufferin-type metallophore, translating into MKQKELLVASAITAFLTLAATNAVMASQQSSTQATEKCYGIVKAGMNDCATATASCAGSSSKDNQADAFIFLPKGICERLVGGQLTAQDKPKSSN; encoded by the coding sequence ATGAAACAAAAAGAATTACTCGTTGCCTCTGCCATTACTGCTTTCTTAACATTAGCGGCCACCAATGCTGTAATGGCCAGTCAACAATCCTCAACACAAGCTACTGAAAAATGCTATGGCATAGTCAAAGCAGGCATGAATGATTGTGCAACGGCCACGGCCTCCTGTGCAGGCTCATCCAGCAAAGACAATCAAGCCGATGCTTTTATTTTTCTTCCTAAAGGAATATGTGAGAGACTTGTTGGCGGTCAGCTAACAGCTCAAGACAAACCAAAATCTTCCAATTAA
- a CDS encoding YceI family protein, producing the protein MIGNFKRLFLSSILLLSASFTASSAETLILDNQHSYVLWQVSHLGFSTQSGKWYVNGTLVLDKDKPENSKVDVTIKIADIITGIPELDKHLKAKLFFDVEHFPTATFVSNKVEVLSKNSAKVYGTLTLHGISKPVTLDVTLNNVGQNPVTERMTAGFSATTTIKRSDFGINAFLPKVGDDIKITIEAEAYKADDTSKTKEDSQGTNNASKKQ; encoded by the coding sequence ATGATAGGAAATTTTAAGCGTTTATTTTTATCGAGTATTTTATTATTGTCAGCTTCATTCACTGCCTCCTCAGCTGAAACACTGATTCTCGATAATCAACATAGTTATGTACTTTGGCAGGTGAGCCATTTAGGATTTTCAACGCAATCGGGTAAATGGTATGTCAATGGCACTCTTGTTTTAGATAAGGATAAACCAGAGAACAGCAAAGTAGATGTCACTATAAAAATTGCCGATATAATTACCGGGATACCAGAATTAGACAAGCATTTAAAAGCCAAACTTTTTTTTGATGTCGAACATTTCCCCACAGCTACTTTTGTGAGCAATAAAGTTGAGGTTCTTTCCAAAAATTCTGCAAAAGTCTATGGAACACTGACTCTGCACGGGATTTCCAAACCAGTTACCTTGGATGTTACCTTAAATAATGTCGGACAAAATCCCGTTACTGAGCGGATGACAGCAGGCTTTAGCGCTACCACCACTATCAAACGTTCTGATTTTGGTATTAATGCTTTTCTTCCTAAAGTGGGTGATGACATTAAAATCACTATCGAAGCAGAAGCCTATAAAGCTGATGATACATCGAAAACAAAGGAAGACAGTCAAGGAACCAATAATGCGTCTAAAAAACAATGA
- a CDS encoding cytochrome b, which yields MRLKNNENAYGFVSIFFHWLLAVLMIGLLILGLYMVKLPISLEKLKLYGLHKEYGFLVLGLAILRVSWRWINITPKLPLPAWEKFAARAVHWIFYGFMFALPITGWLITSAAGLPASFFGLITLPDLIAPNEDLRPIFEEIHEWLAYGLIAFIALHVAAALKHHFINKDDILRRMI from the coding sequence ATGCGTCTAAAAAACAATGAAAATGCTTACGGCTTTGTAAGTATTTTCTTTCATTGGCTGCTAGCAGTTTTAATGATTGGGCTTTTAATTTTGGGGCTTTACATGGTAAAGCTCCCAATAAGTCTAGAGAAACTCAAACTTTATGGTTTACATAAAGAATATGGTTTTCTCGTATTAGGTCTTGCGATTTTAAGAGTGTCATGGCGGTGGATTAATATTACCCCCAAATTGCCATTACCCGCTTGGGAAAAATTTGCTGCTCGCGCAGTTCATTGGATTTTTTATGGTTTTATGTTTGCTCTGCCAATTACAGGATGGCTCATTACCTCTGCAGCGGGTCTCCCCGCCTCTTTTTTTGGGCTCATCACTTTGCCTGATTTAATTGCTCCTAATGAAGATTTACGACCTATTTTCGAAGAAATTCATGAGTGGCTAGCGTATGGCTTAATTGCCTTTATAGCATTACATGTTGCTGCGGCTTTAAAACATCATTTTATCAACAAAGATGATATTTTACGGAGAATGATCTAA